A stretch of Tigriopus californicus strain San Diego chromosome 11, Tcal_SD_v2.1, whole genome shotgun sequence DNA encodes these proteins:
- the LOC131890754 gene encoding acetylcholine receptor subunit alpha-like 1, with the protein METRVLFALFFVSAVLGQESNDTASMTISDIKQRLLENHDSDSKPQGRIDLQFGLNGLWFDLDRQGILKGSVWLRLKWNDERLAWNYGEYEKYANSSEMIHVDPSQIWVPDVILFNRYDAASPMGSHKRRGAWSDALIMPNGDVIVVPNIAIEAVCEDATLTDIWAVQNCTLRFGSWTHSGYHMNISFLDIGGVVDMSDYLRTSPMAVLSNSIERKEKTYECCPEPYVSMDVKLVLQRKFVFNENGMVENPYFDMGHDHGQHHGNSNGRKTI; encoded by the exons ATGGAAACACGTGTTCTCTTTGCGTTGTTTTTTGTTAGTGCGGTCCTGGGGCAAGAATCCAATGATACTGCTTCCATGACCATCTCGGATATCAAACAAAGGCTTTTGGAAAACCATGATAGCGACAGCAAACCTCAAGGACGGATTGACCTCCAATTTGGCTTGAACGGTCTTTGGTTCGACCTGGATCGACAAGGCATTCTCAAGGGATCCGTTTGGCTACGCTTGAAATGGAACGATGAGCGATTGGCTTGGAACTACGGGGAATATGAGAAGTATGCCAACTCAAGCGAAATGATTCACGTGGACCCGTCCCAAATTTGGGTGCCTGACGTGATCCTTTTCAATCG GTACGACGCGGCTTCTCCCATGGGTTCACACAAGAGAAGAGGTGCTTGGTCCGACGCCTTGATCATGCCGAATGGGGACGTGATTGTTGTGCCCAACATTGCCATTGAAGCTGTTTGTGAGGACGCCACCTTAACCGACATTTGGGCCGTGCAAAATTGCACTCTTCGGTTTGGGTCGTGGACCCACAGTGGCTACCACATGAATATAAGTTTCCTAGACATTGGTGGTGTAGTCGACATGAGTGACTATTTGAGAACAAGTCCTATGGCT GTACTCTCCAACTCGATTGAGCGTAAAGAGAAGACGTACGAGTGCTGCCCAGAGCCTTACGTATCCATGGACGTGAAATTGGTATTGCAACGGAAATTTGTCTTCAACGAGAATGGAATGGTTGAAAACCCATATTTTGATATGGGCCACGATCACGGCCAACACCATGGGAATTCCAATGGTCGCAAgaccatttga